In Panacibacter ginsenosidivorans, the following proteins share a genomic window:
- a CDS encoding DUF4954 family protein — translation MAQNNIKKSSIDKLGYNFIKPEYLPKGKDEYYLREVQNRSGIEYRNLTAYEIEALVKNRNASDDWNKILVSDAFNPELVRNCKFFGLVRIGKLEPCYLEFSDMKYVVGLYNSTIISCDLGDNVVVDNVNYLSHYVIGNEVIIVNVNELITTDHAKFGIGIVKEGEPESVRIWMEICNENGGRSVIPFNDMLPADAWLWSKYRDDEKLLEQFKIFTERQFKKERGYYGKIGDRTVIKNCAIIKDVWIGSDAYIKGANKLKNLTINSGPEGISQIGEGCELVNGIIGFGCRIFYGVKAVRFVMASNSQLKYGARLINSYLGNNATISCCEVLNSLIFPAHEQHHNNSFLCAALVMGQSNIPAGATIGSNHNSRAADGEIVAGRGFWPGLCVSLKHNSKFASFTILAKADYSYELNIPIPFSLVSIDSSKDFLTVMPGYWFMYNMYALARNAWKYGDRDKRIQPIQNMEYDYLAPDTVNEMFDAMKMLELFTGRAFYKKENPDTSINNDDCSKKGKQLLKNNDAIIDELEILAEGFENHKRKTVIIKVQQSYNLFEQMITYYGALHLFNLIKENNATSFEAVKEVLPKAGSRSEWLNAGGQLLLKKDVALIRQRVKENKINSWDQLHSVYDEMATRYVTNKTAHAIAALLEIKALTAKKLSGNDIITILAELITTKEWIAAKIKESRAKDYTNPFRSMVYDSEEEMNNVVGLLSENSFIKQQQDELKKFKSMVNLTLKKFSMPSPK, via the coding sequence ATGGCGCAGAATAATATAAAGAAAAGCTCAATTGATAAACTGGGTTACAATTTTATAAAACCTGAATATCTACCAAAAGGTAAAGATGAATATTACCTGCGTGAGGTACAGAATCGCAGCGGCATTGAATACCGCAACCTTACAGCATATGAAATTGAGGCGCTGGTTAAGAACCGCAATGCAAGTGACGACTGGAACAAGATATTGGTGAGCGATGCATTCAATCCTGAACTGGTAAGGAACTGTAAATTTTTTGGCCTGGTGCGTATTGGCAAACTGGAACCCTGTTACCTGGAGTTTAGTGATATGAAATATGTGGTGGGTTTATATAATTCCACTATCATCAGTTGCGATCTTGGCGATAATGTAGTGGTGGATAATGTAAATTATTTATCGCATTATGTAATAGGTAATGAGGTGATCATTGTAAATGTAAATGAATTGATTACTACCGATCATGCAAAGTTTGGTATTGGTATAGTAAAAGAAGGCGAGCCGGAGTCTGTGCGTATATGGATGGAGATATGTAATGAAAATGGTGGACGCAGTGTTATTCCTTTTAATGATATGTTGCCTGCTGATGCGTGGTTGTGGAGTAAGTATCGTGACGATGAAAAGTTATTGGAACAATTTAAAATATTCACCGAAAGGCAATTCAAAAAAGAACGCGGCTATTATGGTAAGATCGGCGACAGAACCGTGATAAAGAACTGCGCCATTATAAAAGATGTTTGGATCGGCAGTGATGCGTATATAAAAGGTGCTAATAAATTAAAGAACCTTACCATTAATTCGGGGCCAGAAGGTATATCTCAGATAGGCGAAGGGTGCGAATTGGTAAATGGTATCATTGGTTTTGGCTGCAGGATATTTTATGGTGTTAAGGCAGTAAGGTTTGTTATGGCCAGCAACTCGCAATTGAAATATGGCGCAAGGCTTATCAATTCTTATCTCGGGAATAATGCAACCATCTCCTGTTGCGAAGTATTGAATTCTCTTATTTTTCCTGCACATGAACAGCATCATAATAACTCTTTTTTATGTGCAGCATTGGTAATGGGACAGAGTAATATTCCTGCGGGTGCTACTATTGGCTCTAATCATAACTCAAGGGCTGCAGATGGAGAGATCGTTGCAGGCCGTGGTTTCTGGCCGGGCTTATGTGTAAGCCTGAAGCATAATTCTAAATTTGCCAGCTTTACTATTCTTGCAAAAGCGGATTACTCCTACGAATTGAATATTCCAATACCTTTTTCATTGGTAAGTATTGATAGCAGTAAAGATTTTCTTACGGTAATGCCCGGGTACTGGTTCATGTATAATATGTATGCTTTGGCACGTAATGCATGGAAGTATGGAGATAGGGACAAGCGTATTCAACCCATTCAGAATATGGAATATGATTACCTGGCACCTGATACTGTGAATGAAATGTTTGATGCGATGAAGATGCTGGAATTATTTACAGGACGTGCTTTTTATAAAAAAGAAAATCCAGATACCAGCATTAATAATGATGATTGCAGTAAAAAAGGTAAGCAGCTACTGAAAAATAATGATGCTATTATTGATGAACTTGAGATTTTAGCTGAAGGTTTTGAAAATCACAAACGCAAAACCGTCATTATAAAAGTTCAGCAATCTTATAACTTGTTTGAACAGATGATCACCTATTATGGTGCCCTGCATTTGTTTAATCTCATTAAAGAAAATAATGCGACTTCTTTTGAAGCAGTAAAAGAAGTTTTGCCTAAAGCGGGCAGTCGCTCAGAATGGCTGAATGCCGGCGGACAGTTATTGCTGAAAAAAGATGTTGCACTGATTCGTCAAAGGGTAAAAGAAAATAAAATTAATTCATGGGATCAGCTGCACAGCGTTTATGATGAGATGGCTACCCGTTATGTTACAAATAAAACAGCCCATGCTATTGCTGCTCTGCTTGAAATTAAGGCATTAACAGCTAAGAAGCTTTCCGGTAATGATATAATTACAATTCTCGCAGAACTTATTACAACCAAAGAATGGATAGCCGCTAAAATAAAAGAGTCAAGAGCAAAAGATTATACTAATCCATTCCGTAGCATGGTTTACGATTCAGAAGAAGAAATGAACAATGTTGTAGGCTTGCTTTCCGAAAACAGTTTTATCAAACAGCAGCAGGATGAGTTGAAAAAATTTAAATCAATGGTTAATTTGACTTTAAAAAAGTTTAGTATGCCTTCGCCAAAATAA
- a CDS encoding choice-of-anchor X domain-containing protein, whose product MKTSKQTIIVFGIALLTFAFISWDRNKQSGKTSDPAFSRIFSTNNTALPWVDDNDYAAYLADDNYGFDGTTDRNPPAEDVLVQKIPGDNYHLLLMAVYSFENYSGTSITVDNNGEQLVLRDDGQGFDKVAGDGIFTTKIFADVNEFRKTAMSLYSEAKKNGPQVQFYNRAIANPQDCNRGTFDPQSFDKVQAVSISDLIGGGNELIDSVRRNCIFITDLAVVEDPTRTWNPCTQTGNIDGPWTFKTIMKNLAKSSADVDPTDAELSDFVMKFLHNWQVQREINGDTVPPRPLITDKVITPWLEKSEAAGAPPGQLDMRFAPYKLTAIVNRFDIRERAAGIPAGEGRYTFCLIDSTCTAPLQATMVVEYGITSKNNCDSLQSWARRWYDLKDLVLGSPEYNAALEDITNRYTLWGSAPGRDSKIALDAIRTNELEFAPEDGSIKRYEFREFNLMIDPERKLFQKTVGQIPRDLYNAQVDNPDVRAMVNWINNNKRPIINDAYVIPDSINGQPFLGGHAQILGEPVGQPTGIYHWDGIQTKNNPARIKNTTARHVFSRNTCTGCHAGELQTFFTHVDPVFFGTEATLSGFLSGTAGRGGAIDFDNNPDNDSMMVRDAAGRGGKLNSLRMFNDILRRARDLKDFVLTPPCATTTTTSAANVFALRSKLMFKPLNSVH is encoded by the coding sequence ATGAAAACTTCAAAACAAACGATCATTGTTTTTGGAATTGCTTTGTTGACTTTTGCTTTTATTTCCTGGGACAGGAATAAACAATCAGGCAAAACCAGTGATCCTGCATTCTCCAGAATATTTTCAACAAATAATACAGCATTGCCATGGGTAGATGACAATGATTACGCTGCATATCTGGCAGATGATAATTATGGATTTGATGGCACTACAGATCGTAACCCACCGGCAGAAGATGTTCTTGTGCAAAAAATACCTGGCGATAATTATCACCTCTTGTTAATGGCCGTTTACTCTTTTGAAAACTACTCAGGAACATCAATTACTGTTGACAATAATGGAGAACAGCTTGTTTTAAGAGATGATGGCCAGGGATTTGATAAAGTCGCAGGCGATGGTATTTTCACTACCAAAATTTTTGCTGATGTAAATGAGTTCCGGAAAACAGCTATGTCTTTATATAGTGAGGCGAAAAAAAATGGCCCACAAGTGCAATTTTATAATAGAGCAATCGCAAATCCGCAGGATTGTAATAGAGGTACATTTGATCCACAGTCTTTTGATAAAGTTCAGGCAGTTTCTATATCAGATCTTATAGGTGGTGGAAATGAGCTGATCGATTCTGTAAGAAGGAATTGTATTTTCATTACTGATTTGGCTGTTGTAGAAGATCCCACCCGTACCTGGAATCCATGTACCCAAACTGGTAATATAGATGGCCCATGGACATTTAAGACCATCATGAAGAACCTTGCAAAATCCTCTGCAGACGTTGACCCTACAGATGCTGAGCTATCTGATTTTGTAATGAAATTTTTACACAACTGGCAGGTACAAAGAGAGATCAATGGAGATACAGTACCTCCACGCCCTCTTATAACAGATAAAGTAATTACGCCATGGTTAGAAAAAAGTGAAGCAGCAGGGGCGCCTCCTGGTCAATTGGATATGCGCTTTGCTCCTTATAAATTAACTGCAATTGTAAACAGGTTCGATATTCGTGAAAGAGCAGCTGGAATACCTGCCGGAGAAGGGCGTTATACATTTTGTTTAATAGACAGTACCTGCACAGCACCTTTACAGGCGACCATGGTGGTTGAATATGGTATTACTTCTAAAAATAATTGTGACAGCTTGCAAAGCTGGGCTCGCAGATGGTATGATCTCAAAGATCTTGTGTTAGGTAGTCCGGAGTACAATGCTGCATTGGAAGATATTACTAACCGTTATACTCTTTGGGGTTCTGCTCCGGGAAGGGATTCGAAAATTGCATTGGATGCAATCAGGACTAATGAGCTTGAGTTTGCTCCTGAAGACGGGAGTATTAAAAGATATGAATTCAGAGAATTTAATCTGATGATCGACCCCGAAAGAAAGCTTTTTCAAAAAACCGTTGGTCAGATACCGCGTGATCTGTATAACGCACAGGTTGATAATCCTGATGTTAGGGCAATGGTTAACTGGATCAATAATAATAAGAGGCCAATCATTAATGATGCGTATGTAATTCCTGACAGCATAAACGGACAGCCATTTCTTGGCGGGCATGCACAGATTCTAGGTGAACCTGTTGGGCAACCTACTGGTATCTATCACTGGGATGGGATACAAACCAAGAATAATCCAGCACGTATAAAAAATACCACCGCACGTCATGTCTTTTCAAGAAATACCTGTACAGGTTGTCATGCTGGTGAATTACAAACCTTTTTCACTCATGTTGACCCCGTATTTTTTGGTACCGAAGCTACACTATCCGGATTTCTTTCAGGAACTGCAGGGCGCGGTGGTGCTATAGATTTCGATAATAATCCAGATAACGATAGTATGATGGTAAGGGACGCTGCTGGTCGTGGCGGCAAATTAAATTCACTGCGCATGTTTAACGATATTCTGCGTAGAGCCCGCGATCTAAAAGATTTTGTATTAACGCCTCCATGTGCTACAACTACTACTACATCTGCAGCAAATGTATTTGCACTAAGAAGTAAACTTATGTTCAAACCATTAAATTCTGTTCACTAG